One stretch of Glycine soja cultivar W05 chromosome 7, ASM419377v2, whole genome shotgun sequence DNA includes these proteins:
- the LOC114418408 gene encoding uncharacterized protein LOC114418408, with amino-acid sequence MIKPFGASIYHLFVLIKHLKITTMSTMKNNFKDQDHLYSSWSFSKLMAFFFLLISISYLFYSLRFVSHSFDCDQTPHIPTITHRISSNTPSEEESTPPFEEVTNISHIVFGIGASAKLWKQRKEYIKLWWRPNEMRGVVWLEQKVKAEPQDENFLPPLRISSDTSRFKYKNPKGHRSAIRISRIVSETLRLGMEDVRWFVMGDDDTVFVAENLVKVLQKYDHNQFYYIGSSSESHLQNIYFSYNMAYGGGGFAISYPLAVALEKMQDRCIQRYPGLYGSDDRIQACMAELGVPLTKEKGFHQFDVYGNLLGLLAAHPVTPLVSLHHLDVVEPIFPNVSRVQALKRLKGPMKLDPAGLIQQSICYDKARTWTISVSWGYAVQIFRGTFSAREMEMPARTFLNWYKRADYTAYPFNTRPVSRHVCQKPFVYYLSKAVYDEGANETASQYVRVQQNPDCKWKMEDPTQIKVVEVYKKPDPHLWDKAPRRNCCRVRRTKKKGTMVIDVGECREDEVVEL; translated from the exons ATGATCAAGCCTTTTGGGGCTTCGATTTACCATCTTTTTGTGCTAATTAAACACTTGAAAATTACCACCATGTCCACCATGAAGAACAATTTCAAAGACCAAGACCATCTCTACTCTTCATGGAGCTTCTCAAAGCTCATggctttcttcttcctcttaatCTCCATCTCCTACCTCTTCTACTCCCTAAGGTTCGTTAGCCACTCCTTCGATTGTGATCAAACCCCTCACATTCCCACCATCACTCATCGTATTTCTTCCAACACCCCATCTGAAGAAGAGTCCACACCCCCCTTTGAAGAAGTTACCAACATTTCCCACATAGTCTTTGGCATAGGAGCCTCAGCAAAGCTTTGGAAGCAGAGAAAAGAGTACATCAAGCTATGGTGGAGGCCTAATGAGATGCGTGGGGTTGTGTGGTTGGAGCAAAAGGTGAAAGCTGAGCCTCAAGATGAGAATTTCTTGCCCCCGTTGAGGATCTCTAGtgacacttcaaggttcaagtaTAAGAACCCAAAGGGGCATAGATCAGCTATTAGAATCTCACGCATAGTGTCTGAGACACTTAGGCTTGGGATGGAGGATGTGAGGTGGTTTGTGATGGGGGATGATGACACGGTTTTTGTGGCAGAAAATTTGGTGAAAGTGTTGCAAAAATATGACCACAATCAGTTTTATTACATTGGGAGTTCCTCGGAGAGTCACTtgcaaaacatttatttttcttataatatggCTTATGGGGGTGGTGGTTTTGCCATTAGTTATCCCTTGGCTGTGGCATTGGAGAAGATGCAAGATAGGTGCATTCAGAGGTATCCAGGGTTGTACGGCTCTGATGATAGGATTCAGGCTTGTATGGCAGAATTGGGAGTTCCACTCACCAAGGAAAAAGGGTTCCATCAG TTTGATGTGTACGGCAATCTCCTTGGGCTTCTGGCGGCCCATCCAGTTACGCCACTGGTATCCCTCCATCACTTGGACGTGGTAGAGCCCATATTTCCAAACGTGAGCCGGGTCCAGGCCCTGAAGAGGCTGAAAGGGCCCATGAAACTTGACCCAGCCGGGCTCATCCAACAATCCATTTGCTATGACAAAGCCCGGACCTGGACCATATCCGTTTCATGGGGCTATGCGGTTCAAATTTTCCGGGGCACCTTTTCTGCCCGGGAAATGGAGATGCCAGCGAGGACATTCCTGAACTGGTACAAGCGAGCCGATTACACGGCGTATCCGTTCAACACGCGCCCTGTCAGCCGCCATGTTTGTCAGAAACCATTTGTTTATTACTTGTCTAAGGCAGTGTATGATGAGGGTGCTAATGAAACTGCAAGTCAATATGTACGGGTTCAGCAAAACCCGGATTGCAAATGGAAAATGGAGGATCCGACCCAGATCAAAGTGGTGGAGGTTTATAAGAAACCCGACCCGCATTTGTGGGACAAG GCTCCAAGAAGAAATTGTTGTAGGGTTAGACGCACAAAGAAGAAAGGAACTATGGTGATTGATGTTGGGGAATGCAGGGAAGATGAAGTTGTTGAATTGTAG
- the LOC114418972 gene encoding putative UDP-rhamnose:rhamnosyltransferase 1, with translation MQQAHLGNMAENPIRVTMIPWSAFGHLIPFFKLSIALAKAGVHVSFISTPKNIQRLPKIPSTLSHLVHFVELPLPSLDNDILPEGAETTLDIPFEKHEYLKAAYDKLQDAVKQFVANQLPDWIICDFNPHWVVDIAQEFQVKLILFVIISATGATFIGPPGTRTGPLSPESLTAPPEWVTFPSSVAFRKHEAIHFCAGSYKVSSSGVSDFERIIKLHGASKAVLFRSCYEIEGEYLNAFQKLVEKPVIPIGLLPVERQVVDGCSDTIFEWLDKQASKSVVFVGFGSELKLSKDQVFEIAYGLEESQLPFLWALRKPSWESNDEYSLPVGFIERTSNRGSVCKGWIPQLEILAHSSIGGSLFHSGLGSVIENLQFGHTLVVLPFNIDQPLIARFLVEKGLAIEVKRNEDGSFTRNDIAASLRQAMVLEEGKKIRNNTREAAAIVGNLKLHQDHYVAAFVQFLKNGIWKPI, from the coding sequence ATGCAGCAAGCACATCTAGGAAATATGGCTGAGAATCCAATTCGTGTAACGATGATTCCATGGTCTGCCTTTGGCCACTTGATACCATTTTTCAAACTTTCCATAGCCTTAGCCAAAGCTGGTGTTCATGTCTCCTTCATTTCCACTCCCAAAAACATTCAAAGGCTTCCCAAAATTCCTTCGACTTTATCTCATTTGGTTCATTTTGTGGAACTTCCTTTACCATCATTGGACAATGATATCTTGCCAGAAGGTGCTGAGACCACCCTGGACATTCCATTTGAAAAACATGAGTACTTGAAGGCAGCATATGATAAGCTCCAAGATGCTGTGAAGCAATTTGTGGCCAATCAGTTACCAGATTGGATAATCTGTGATTTTAATCCTCACTGGGTGGTAGACATTGCCCAAGAGTTTCAGGTAAAGTTAATCTTGTTTGTTATTATATCTGCTACTGGAGCAACATTCATAGGACCACCAGGTACAAGGACAGGTCCCTTATCTCCAGAAAGTCTAACAGCTCCACCAGAATGGGTGACATTTCCATCTTCAGTGGCTTTTCGAAAACACGAGGCAATACATTTCTGTGCTGGTTCCTACAAGGTAAGTTCTTCCGGGGTAAGTGATTTCGAAAGGATTATAAAGTTACATGGTGCCTCTAAAGCTGTGTTATTTCGTAGCTGCTACGAGATTGAAGGAGAATATCTGAATGCATTTCAGAAACTAGTTGAGAAGCCTGTGATTCCAATTGGTTTATTGCCTGTAGAGAGACAAGTTGTTGATGGGTGTAGTGATACCATATTTGAGTGGCTTgataaacaagcatcaaaatcaGTTGTGTTTGTGGGGTTTGGCAGTGAGTTAAAGCTGAGCAAGGATCAAGTTTTTGAGATAGCTTATGGACTTGAGGAATCTCAATTGCCGTTTTTATGGGCACTGAGAAAACCAAGTTGGGAAAGCAATGATGAATATTCTCTACCTGTTGGTTTTATTGAAAGGACTTCTAACAGAGGAAGTGTTTGTAAGGGATGGATACCACAACTGGAAATATTGGCACATTCATCTATTGGAGGATCTTTGTTTCACTCTGGCTTGGGTTCTGTCATTGAAAACCTTCAGTTTGGGCATACACTTGTTGTATTACCCTTCAATATAGATCAACCTCTTATTGCAAGGTTTTTGGTGGAAAAGGGACTAGCCATTgaagtgaaaagaaatgaaGATGGGTCATTCACTAGAAATGACATTGCCGCATCCCTTAGACAAGCCATGGTATTGGAGGAAGGAAAGAAGATCAGAAATAATACAAGAGAAGCTGCTGCAATTGTAGGAAACTTGAAGCTGCACCAGGATCACTACGTAGCTGCATTTGTTCAGTTTCTTAAGAATGGAATCTGGAAACCAATATGA
- the LOC114418546 gene encoding putative UDP-rhamnose:rhamnosyltransferase 1, whose translation MQQAHLGNMAENPIRVTMIPWSAFGHLIPFFKLSIALAKAGVHVSFISTSKNIQRLPKIPSTLSHLVHFVELPLPSLDNDILPEGAEATVDIPFEKHEYLKAAFDKLQDAVKQFVANQLPDWIICDFNPHWVVDIAQEFQVKLILFSILSATGTTFIGPPGTRAGHLSPESLTAPPEWVTFPSSVAFRIHEAIHFCAGFDKVNSSGVSDFERVIKIHDASKAVIFRSCYEIEGEYLNAYQKLFEKPMIPIGLLPVERAVVDGCSDNIFEWLDKQASKSVVFVGFGSELKLSKDQVFEIAYGLEESQLPFLWALRKPSWESNDGYSLPVGFIERTSNRGRVCKGWIPQLEILAHSSIGGSLFHSGWGSVIENLQFGHTLVVLPFNIDQPLIARFLVEKGLAIEVKRNEDGSFTRNDIAASLRQAMVLEEGKKIRNNTREAAAIVGNLKLHQDHYVAAFVQFLKNGIRKPI comes from the coding sequence ATGCAGCAAGCACATCTAGGAAATATGGCTGAGAATCCGATTCGTGTAACGATGATTCCATGGTCTGCCTTTGGCCACTTGATACCATTTTTCAAACTTTCCATAGCCTTAGCCAAAGCTGGTGTTCATGTCTCCTTCATATCCACTTCCAAAAACATTCAAAGGCTTCCCAAAATTCCTTCGACTTTATCTCATTTGGTTCATTTTGTGGAACTTCCTTTACCATCATTGGACAATGATATCTTGCCAGAAGGTGCTGAGGCCACCGTGGACATTCCATTTGAAAAGCATGAGTACTTAAAGGCAGCATTTGATAAGCTCCAAGATGCTGTGAAGCAATTTGTGGCCAATCAGTTACCAGATTGGATAATCTGTGATTTCAATCCTCACTGGGTTGTAGACATTGCCCAAGAGTTTCAGGTAAAgttaatcttattttctattttatctgCTACAGGAACAACATTCATAGGACCACCAGGTACAAGGGCAGGTCACTTATCTCCAGAAAGTCTAACAGCTCCACCAGAATGGGTGACATTTCCATCTTCAGTGGCTTTTCGAATACACGAGGCAATACATTTCTGTGCTGGTTTCGACAAGGTAAATTCTTCCGGGGTAAGTGATTTCGAAAGGGTTATAAAGATACATGATGCCTCTAAAGCTGTGATATTTCGTAGCTGCTACGAGATTGAAGGAGAATATCTGAATGCATATCAGAAACTATTTGAGAAGCCTATGATTCCAATCGGTTTATTGCCTGTAGAGAGAGCAGTTGTTGATGGGTGTAGTGATAACATATTTGAGTGGCTTgataaacaagcatcaaaatcaGTTGTGTTTGTGGGGTTTGGCAGTGAGTTAAAGCTGAGCAAGGATCAAGTTTTTGAGATAGCTTATGGACTTGAGGAATCTCAATTGCCGTTTTTATGGGCACTGAGAAAACCAAGTTGGGAAAGCAATGATGGGTATTCTCTACCTGTTGGTTTTATTGAAAGGACATCTAACAGAGGAAGAGTTTGTAAGGGATGGATACCACAACTAGAAATATTGGCACATTCATCTATTGGAGGATCTTTGTTTCACTCTGGCTGGGGTTCTGTCATTGAAAACCTTCAGTTTGGGCATACACTTGTTGTATTACCCTTCAATATAGATCAACCTCTTATTGCAAGGTTTTTGGTGGAAAAGGGACTAGCCATTgaagtgaaaagaaatgaaGATGGGTCATTCACTAGAAATGACATTGCCGCATCCCTTAGACAAGCCATGGTATTGGAGGAAGGAAAGAAGATCAGAAATAATACAAGAGAAGCTGCTGCAATTGTAGGAAACTTGAAGCTGCACCAGGATCACTACGTAGCTGCATTTGTACAGTTTCTTAAGAATGGAATCAGGAAACCAATATGA
- the LOC114418406 gene encoding mechanosensitive ion channel protein 1, mitochondrial-like encodes MAAVRSSSVRRLGSTIQGSFNMELVQHCHYHHSMCMNLARLPSDSLSHPYYKRELQFAKNRFSNLASESLGSSHHFGTRASVSVKPTFSGYCFRSALPFASMSHVLNHRMYSSSVGDKGSRDGGTEVSAGSGATDINTTGDSVVGGDWAERIKDAWKSVAEAASYAGGKVKETSDDLTPFAQQLLDSHPYLDKVVIPVAGTLTATILAWFLLPRILRKFHKYATQGPVSLLPASVSVEPVPYEKSFWGAMEDPVRYLVTFIAFSQIGVMVAPTTITSQYLAPVWRGAVIVSFVWFLHRWKTNIFARTLSSQSLLGLDKEKVLALDKISSIGLFVIGIMALAEACGVAVQSVVTVGGIGGVATAFAAKDILGNVFSGLSMQFSKPFSIGDTIKAGSIEGQVVEMGLTSTSLLSSEKFPVIVPNSFFSSQVIVNKSRAEYLAIITKIPLQTEDLSKIPQISDDVKSMLRSNAKVFLGKDVPYCFLSRIESSYAELTLGYNLKHMRKDELYSAEQDILLQAVQIIKNHGVALGSTWQDTSSK; translated from the exons ATGGCAGCTGTTAGGTCTTCCTCTGTAAGAAGGTTAGGAAGCACAATTCAGGGTTCTTTTAATATGGAATTAGTTCAACACTGTCACTATCACCATAGTATGTGTATGAATCTTGCAAGGTTGCCAAGTGATTCACTGAGTCATCCTTATTACAAAAGAGAGTTACAGTTTGCTAAGAATCGGTTTAGTAATTTGGCCTCTGAATCCCTTGGAAGTAGTCATCACTTTGGCACTAGAGCCAGTGTATCGGTAAAACCAACATTCTCTGGTTATTGTTTTCGTAGTGCCCTTCCTTTTGCTTCCATGAGCCACGTGTTGAATCATCGAATGTATTCGTCGTCAGTGGGTGACAAAGGAAGTAGAGATGGTGGTACAGAAGTTTCTGCTGGTTCTGGTGCAACTGATATTAATACCACTGGTGATTCTGTTGTTGGGGGTGATTGGGCTGAGAGGATTAAAGATGCCTGGAAGAGTGTGGCAGAGGCAGCATCATATGCAGGGGGTAAGGTCAAAGAAACTTCTGATGATCTCACTCCATTTGCTCAACAGTTGCTTGATTCACACCCATATCTTGATAAGGTGGTTATTCCAGTTGCTGGTACTTTAACTGCTACCATATTAGCTTGGTTCTTGCTGCCTAGGATTTTGAGGAAATTTCACAAATATGCAACGCAAGGTCCTGTTTCTCTATTGCCAGCAAGCGTGTCTGTGGAGCCAGTTCcttatgagaaaagcttttggGGTGCTATGGAGGATCCAGTGCGATATTTAGTTACCTTCATTGCATTCTCACAAAT TGGTGTTATGGTGGCTCCAACAACTATAACCTCACAATATCTTGCACCTGTTTGGAGGGGTGCAGTGATAGTTTCATTTGTATGGTTTTTGCATAGAtggaaaacaaatatttttgcaCGGACGTTGTCCAGTCAAAGTTTACTTGGGCTTGATAAGGAGAAAGTGCTTGCTCTAGACAAAATCTCATCTATTGGTCTATTTGTGATTGGTATAATGGCTTTGGCTGAGGCTTGTGGTGTGGCCGTGCAATCTGTTGTGACCGTTGGTGGTATAGGAG GTGTGGCTACTGCTTTTGCTGCCAAGGACATTCTTGGCAATGTGTTCAGTGGTTTATCTATGCAGTTTTCAAAGCCCTTTTCAATTGGAGATACAATAAAA GCTGGCTCAATAGAGGGTCAAGTGGTGGAAATGGGTCTTACTTCCACATCATTGCTGAGTTCGGAGAAGTTCCCAGTCATTGTgccaaactcatttttttctagTCAG GTTATTGTGAACAAGTCCCGTGCTGAATATCTTGCCATTATTACCAAAATTCCACTGCAAACTGAGGATTTAAGTAAGATTCCCCAGATATCAGATGATGTGAAAAGCATGCTCAGATCAAATGCAAAGGTTTTCTTAGGGAAAGATGTTCCCTACTGTTTCTTATCCCGTATAGAAAGTTCATATGCAGAATTGACTCTTGGATACAACCTCAAACATATG CGCAAAGATGAATTATACTCCGCAGAACAAGATATTCTCCTACAGGCAGTTCAAATCATTAAGAATCATGGGGTTGCTCTTGGCAGCACATGGCAAGACACGTCTTCTAAATGA
- the LOC114418407 gene encoding putative UDP-rhamnose:rhamnosyltransferase 1: protein MFGREHMQQAHLGNMAENPIRVTMIPWSAFGHLIPFFKLSIALAKAGVHVSFISTPKNIQRLPKIPSTLSHLVHFVELPLPSLDNDILPEGAEATVDIPFEKHEYLKAALDKLQDAVKQFVANQLPDWIICDFNPHWVVDIAQEFQVKLILFSILSATGTTFIVPPGTRAGHLSPESLTAPPEWVTFPSSVAFRIHEAIHFCAGFDKVNSSGVSDFERVIKIHDASKAVIFRSCYEIEGEYLNAYQKLFEKPMIPIGLLPVERGVVDGCSDNIFEWLDKQASKSVVFVGFGSELKLSKDQVFEIAYGLEESQLPFLWALRKPSWESNDGYSLPVGFIERTSNRGRVCKGWIPQLEILAHSSIGGSLFHSGWGSVIENLQFGNTLVLLPFNIEQPLNARFLVEKRLAIEVKRNEDGSFTRNDIAASLRQAMVLEEGKKIRNNTREAAAIVGNLKLHQDHYVAAFVQFLKNGIRKPI from the coding sequence ATGTTTGGTAGAGAGCATATGCAGCAAGCACATCTAGGAAATATGGCTGAGAATCCGATTCGTGTAACGATGATTCCATGGTCTGCCTTTGGCCACTTGATACCATTTTTCAAACTTTCCATAGCCTTAGCCAAAGCTGGTGTTCATGTCTCCTTCATATCCACTCCCAAAAACATTCAAAGGCTTCCCAAAATTCCTTCGACTTTATCTCATTTGGTTCATTTTGTGGAACTTCCTTTACCATCATTGGACAATGATATCTTGCCAGAAGGTGCTGAGGCCACCGTGGACATTCCATTTGAAAAACATGAGTACTTAAAGGCAGCATTAGATAAGCTCCAAGATGCTGTGAAGCAATTTGTGGCCAATCAGTTACCAGATTGGATAATCTGTGATTTCAATCCTCACTGGGTTGTAGACATTGCCCAAGAGTTTCAGGTAAAgttaatcttattttctattttatctgCTACTGGAACAACATTCATAGTACCACCAGGTACAAGGGCAGGTCACTTATCTCCAGAAAGTCTAACAGCTCCACCAGAATGGGTGACATTTCCATCTTCAGTGGCTTTTCGAATACACGAGGCAATACATTTCTGTGCTGGTTTCGACAAGGTAAATTCTTCCGGGGTAAGTGATTTTGAAAGGGTTATAAAGATACATGATGCCTCTAAAGCTGTGATATTTCGTAGCTGCTACGAGATTGAAGGAGAATATCTGAATGCGTATCAGAAACTATTTGAGAAGCCTATGATTCCAATTGGTTTATTGCCTGTAGAGAGAGGAGTTGTTGATGGGTGTAGTGATAACATATTTGAGTGGCTTgataaacaagcatcaaaatcaGTTGTGTTTGTGGGGTTTGGCAGTGAGTTAAAGCTGAGCAAGGATCAAGTTTTTGAGATAGCTTATGGACTTGAGGAATCTCAATTGCCGTTTTTATGGGCACTGAGAAAACCAAGTTGGGAAAGCAATGATGGGTATTCTTTACCTGTTGGTTTTATTGAAAGGACATCTAACCGAGGAAGAGTTTGTAAGGGATGGATACCACAACTAGAAATATTGGCACATTCATCTATTGGAGGATCTTTGTTTCACTCTGGCTGGGGTTCTGTCATTGAAAACCTTCAGTTTGGGAATACACTTGTTTTATTACCCTTTAATATAGAGCAACCTCTTAATGCAAGGTTTTTGGTGGAAAAGAGATTAGCCATTgaagtgaaaagaaatgaaGATGGATCATTCACTAGAAATGACATTGCCGCATCCCTTAGACAAGCCATGGTATTGGAGGAAGGAAAGAAGATCAGAAATAATACAAGAGAAGCTGCTGCAATTGTAGGAAACTTGAAGCTGCACCAGGATCACTACGTAGCTGCATTTGTACAGTTTCTTAAGAATGGAATCAGGAAACCAATATGA